One window of the Canis aureus isolate CA01 chromosome 1, VMU_Caureus_v.1.0, whole genome shotgun sequence genome contains the following:
- the TSKS gene encoding testis-specific serine kinase substrate isoform X7 codes for MASVVVKTIWQSKEIHEAGDPPAGVESRAQLVPEAPGGVTTPAKGITKKKKAVSFHGWVCRTLSGTVLAPSTASNRARVPPVEPRMSHEPMHWCLNLKRSSACTNVSLLNLAAVEPTDSSGTDSITEDSGSLALPVPPASPTPPWASDDPDITEILSGVNSGLVRAKDSITSLKEKTTRVNQHVQTLQSECSVLSENLERRRQEAEELEGYCSQLKENCRKVTRSVEDAEIKTNVLKQNSALLEEKLRYLQQQLQDETPRRQEAELQELEQKLEAGLSRHGLGPTAQSPGCSGTPGSPDEPPRPRSMAPGGWGMGPRAGEGPIISEQEMQKVSAGLEDLRREVSSLTARWHQEEGAVQEALRLLGGLGGRLDGFLGQWERAQREQAQTARGLQELRGRADELCTMVERSAVSVASLRSDLEGLGPVKPILEELGRQLQSSRRGSDLSMNLDRPSQGSCVRCARAVWYPLGVGIPRHRRNYPHCENQRIPDALQGQQLSTESLQQLLERALTPLVDEVKQKALAPACPSCQRLHKKILELERQALAKHVRAEALSSTLRLAQDEALRAKNLLLTDKMKPE; via the exons ATGGCGAGCGTGGTGGTGAAGACAATCTGGCAGTCCAAAGAGATCCATGAGGCTGGGGACCCCCCTGCGGGGGTCGAGAGCCGCGCCCAACTGGTCCCTGAGGCTCCTGGGGGGGTGACCACCCCGGCCAAGGGGATCACGAAGAAAAAGAAGGCCGTGTCGTTCCACGGGTGGGTTTGTCGCACCCTGTCGGGGACGGTCCTAGCGCCCAGCACTGCCTCCAACAGAGCACGAGTCCCACC GGTGGAGCCTCGGATGTCCCATGAGCCAATGCACTGGTGCCTGAACCTCAAACGGTCCTCGGCCTGCACCAATGTGTCACTGCTCAACCTGGCTGCTGTGGAGCCCACTGACTCCTCAGGGACAGACTCAATCACAGAAGACAGTGGCTCACTTGCACTGCCGGtgccccctgcctctcccaccccaccctgggctTCAGATGACCCAGACATCACGGAAATACTG AGTGGGGTCAACAGTGGATTGGTCCGCGCCAAAGACTCCATCACCAGCTTGAAGGAAAAGACCACCAGGGTTAACCAGCACGTGCAGACGCTGCAG AGTGAgtgttctgtgctcagtgagaaTCTAGAAAGAAGGCGGCAAGAAGCAGAGGAACTGGAAGGGTACTGTAGTCAACTCAAG GAGAACTGCCGGAAGGTGACCCGGTCGGTGGAAGATGCTGAAATAAAAACCAACGTCCTGAAGCAGAACTCTGCCCTGCTGGAG GAGAAGCTGCGCTACCTCCAGCAGCAACTGCAGGATGAGACACCACGGAGGCAGGAGGCCGAGCTGCAGGAGCTGGAGCAGAAGCTGGAGGCTGGACTCTCTCGGCATGGCCTGGGCCCCACCGCCCAGTCCCCCGGCTGCTCTGGCACTCCAGGGAGTCCCGACGAACCCCCACGACCCCGCAGCATGGCCCCAGGTGGCTGGGGAATGGGGCCGCGAGCAGGGGAAGGCCCCATCATAAGCGAGCAGGAGATGCAGAAGGTCTCTGCCGGCCTTGAGGATCTGAG gagggaaGTGTCCTCGCTGACTGCCCGCTGGCATCAGGAGGAGGGGGCAGTGCAGGAGGCCCTGCGGCTGCTTGGGGGCCTGGGCGGCAGGCTCGACGGCTTCCTGGGCCAATGGGAGCGCGCGCAGCGCGAGCAGGCGCAGACGGCACGGGGCCTGCAGGAGCTGCGGGGACGCGCGGACGAGCTGTGCACCAT GGTGGAGCGATCAGCAGTGTCTGTGGCTTCACTGAGGAGCGACCTGGAGGGCCTGGGCCCAGTGAAACCTATTCTGGAGGAGCTAGGGCGGCAACTTCAGAGCTCTCGAAGAGGGTCTGACCTCTCCATGAACCTGGACCGGCCGTCCCAAGGCTCCTGTGTCCGCTGTGCCAG GGCTGTCTGGTACCCTTTGGGAGTAGGAATCCCCAGGCATCGTAGGAACTACCCACACTGTGAAAATCAAAGGATACCTGATGCACT CCAGGGGCAACAGCTGTCCACAGAGTCCCTGCAGCAGCTGCTGGAGCGAGCACTGACCCCACTAGTGGATGAAGTGAAGCAGAAGGCCCTGGCTCCCGCCTGCCCCAGCTGCCAGAGGCTACACAAGAAGATTCTG GAGCTGGAGCGCCAGGCCTTGGCCAAACACGTCAGGGCAGAGGCCCTGAGCTCCACCCTTCGGCTGGCCCAAGACGAAGCTTTGCGGGCCAAGAACCTGCTGCTGACGGACAAGATGAAGCCGGAGTGA
- the TSKS gene encoding testis-specific serine kinase substrate isoform X1 gives MASVVVKTIWQSKEIHEAGDPPAGVESRAQLVPEAPGGVTTPAKGITKKKKAVSFHGWVCRTLSGTVLAPSTASNRARVPPVEPRMSHEPMHWCLNLKRSSACTNVSLLNLAAVEPTDSSGTDSITEDSGSLALPVPPASPTPPWASDDPDITEILSGVNSGLVRAKDSITSLKEKTTRVNQHVQTLQSECSVLSENLERRRQEAEELEGYCSQLKENCRKVTRSVEDAEIKTNVLKQNSALLEEKLRYLQQQLQDETPRRQEAELQELEQKLEAGLSRHGLGPTAQSPGCSGTPGSPDEPPRPRSMAPGGWGMGPRAGEGPIISEQEMQKVSAGLEDLRREVSSLTARWHQEEGAVQEALRLLGGLGGRLDGFLGQWERAQREQAQTARGLQELRGRADELCTMVERSAVSVASLRSDLEGLGPVKPILEELGRQLQSSRRGSDLSMNLDRPSQGSCVRCARAVWYPLGVGIPRHRRNYPHCENQRIPDALQGQQLSTESLQQLLERALTPLVDEVKQKALAPACPSCQRLHKKILPSPASPAAPTLLSPGAGAPGLGQTRQGRGPELHPSAGPRRSFAGQEPAADGQDEAGVRKEAEGVGGGEKVAALDYLHLKMCSLHDQLSNLPLEGSTGTMGGGSGGGTPPKRGGPTPEQ, from the exons ATGGCGAGCGTGGTGGTGAAGACAATCTGGCAGTCCAAAGAGATCCATGAGGCTGGGGACCCCCCTGCGGGGGTCGAGAGCCGCGCCCAACTGGTCCCTGAGGCTCCTGGGGGGGTGACCACCCCGGCCAAGGGGATCACGAAGAAAAAGAAGGCCGTGTCGTTCCACGGGTGGGTTTGTCGCACCCTGTCGGGGACGGTCCTAGCGCCCAGCACTGCCTCCAACAGAGCACGAGTCCCACC GGTGGAGCCTCGGATGTCCCATGAGCCAATGCACTGGTGCCTGAACCTCAAACGGTCCTCGGCCTGCACCAATGTGTCACTGCTCAACCTGGCTGCTGTGGAGCCCACTGACTCCTCAGGGACAGACTCAATCACAGAAGACAGTGGCTCACTTGCACTGCCGGtgccccctgcctctcccaccccaccctgggctTCAGATGACCCAGACATCACGGAAATACTG AGTGGGGTCAACAGTGGATTGGTCCGCGCCAAAGACTCCATCACCAGCTTGAAGGAAAAGACCACCAGGGTTAACCAGCACGTGCAGACGCTGCAG AGTGAgtgttctgtgctcagtgagaaTCTAGAAAGAAGGCGGCAAGAAGCAGAGGAACTGGAAGGGTACTGTAGTCAACTCAAG GAGAACTGCCGGAAGGTGACCCGGTCGGTGGAAGATGCTGAAATAAAAACCAACGTCCTGAAGCAGAACTCTGCCCTGCTGGAG GAGAAGCTGCGCTACCTCCAGCAGCAACTGCAGGATGAGACACCACGGAGGCAGGAGGCCGAGCTGCAGGAGCTGGAGCAGAAGCTGGAGGCTGGACTCTCTCGGCATGGCCTGGGCCCCACCGCCCAGTCCCCCGGCTGCTCTGGCACTCCAGGGAGTCCCGACGAACCCCCACGACCCCGCAGCATGGCCCCAGGTGGCTGGGGAATGGGGCCGCGAGCAGGGGAAGGCCCCATCATAAGCGAGCAGGAGATGCAGAAGGTCTCTGCCGGCCTTGAGGATCTGAG gagggaaGTGTCCTCGCTGACTGCCCGCTGGCATCAGGAGGAGGGGGCAGTGCAGGAGGCCCTGCGGCTGCTTGGGGGCCTGGGCGGCAGGCTCGACGGCTTCCTGGGCCAATGGGAGCGCGCGCAGCGCGAGCAGGCGCAGACGGCACGGGGCCTGCAGGAGCTGCGGGGACGCGCGGACGAGCTGTGCACCAT GGTGGAGCGATCAGCAGTGTCTGTGGCTTCACTGAGGAGCGACCTGGAGGGCCTGGGCCCAGTGAAACCTATTCTGGAGGAGCTAGGGCGGCAACTTCAGAGCTCTCGAAGAGGGTCTGACCTCTCCATGAACCTGGACCGGCCGTCCCAAGGCTCCTGTGTCCGCTGTGCCAG GGCTGTCTGGTACCCTTTGGGAGTAGGAATCCCCAGGCATCGTAGGAACTACCCACACTGTGAAAATCAAAGGATACCTGATGCACT CCAGGGGCAACAGCTGTCCACAGAGTCCCTGCAGCAGCTGCTGGAGCGAGCACTGACCCCACTAGTGGATGAAGTGAAGCAGAAGGCCCTGGCTCCCGCCTGCCCCAGCTGCCAGAGGCTACACAAGAAGATTCTG cccagtcCAGCAAGCCCAGCCGCGCCTACACTCCTCTCCCCAGGAGCTGGAGCGCCAGGCCTTGGCCAAACACGTCAGGGCAGAGGCCCTGAGCTCCACCCTTCGGCTGGCCCAAGACGAAGCTTTGCGGGCCAAGAACCTGCTGCTGACGGACAAGATGAAGCCGGAGTGAGGAAGGAGGCTGAGGGCGTGGGAGGAGG GGAGAAGGTGGCCGCTCTGGACTATCTACACTTGAAGATGTGTTCCCTCCACGATCAACTCAGCAACCTGCCACTTGAGGGGTCTACAGGGACAATGGGGGGAGGAAGTGGAGGGGGAACTCCCCCAAAACGTGGGGGCCCAACCCCTGAACAATAA
- the TSKS gene encoding testis-specific serine kinase substrate isoform X5: MASVVVKTIWQSKEIHEAGDPPAGVESRAQLVPEAPGGVTTPAKGITKKKKAVSFHGWVCRTLSGTVLAPSTASNRARVPPVEPRMSHEPMHWCLNLKRSSACTNVSLLNLAAVEPTDSSGTDSITEDSGSLALPVPPASPTPPWASDDPDITEILSGVNSGLVRAKDSITSLKEKTTRVNQHVQTLQSECSVLSENLERRRQEAEELEGYCSQLKENCRKVTRSVEDAEIKTNVLKQNSALLEEKLRYLQQQLQDETPRRQEAELQELEQKLEAGLSRHGLGPTAQSPGCSGTPGSPDEPPRPRSMAPGGWGMGPRAGEGPIISEQEMQKVSAGLEDLRREVSSLTARWHQEEGAVQEALRLLGGLGGRLDGFLGQWERAQREQAQTARGLQELRGRADELCTMVERSAVSVASLRSDLEGLGPVKPILEELGRQLQSSRRGSDLSMNLDRPSQGSCVRCARAVWYPLGVGIPRHRRNYPHCENQRIPDALQGQQLSTESLQQLLERALTPLVDEVKQKALAPACPSCQRLHKKILPSPASPAAPTLLSPGAGAPGLGQTRQGRGPELHPSAGPRRSFAGQEPAADGQDEAGGEGGRSGLSTLEDVFPPRSTQQPAT, encoded by the exons ATGGCGAGCGTGGTGGTGAAGACAATCTGGCAGTCCAAAGAGATCCATGAGGCTGGGGACCCCCCTGCGGGGGTCGAGAGCCGCGCCCAACTGGTCCCTGAGGCTCCTGGGGGGGTGACCACCCCGGCCAAGGGGATCACGAAGAAAAAGAAGGCCGTGTCGTTCCACGGGTGGGTTTGTCGCACCCTGTCGGGGACGGTCCTAGCGCCCAGCACTGCCTCCAACAGAGCACGAGTCCCACC GGTGGAGCCTCGGATGTCCCATGAGCCAATGCACTGGTGCCTGAACCTCAAACGGTCCTCGGCCTGCACCAATGTGTCACTGCTCAACCTGGCTGCTGTGGAGCCCACTGACTCCTCAGGGACAGACTCAATCACAGAAGACAGTGGCTCACTTGCACTGCCGGtgccccctgcctctcccaccccaccctgggctTCAGATGACCCAGACATCACGGAAATACTG AGTGGGGTCAACAGTGGATTGGTCCGCGCCAAAGACTCCATCACCAGCTTGAAGGAAAAGACCACCAGGGTTAACCAGCACGTGCAGACGCTGCAG AGTGAgtgttctgtgctcagtgagaaTCTAGAAAGAAGGCGGCAAGAAGCAGAGGAACTGGAAGGGTACTGTAGTCAACTCAAG GAGAACTGCCGGAAGGTGACCCGGTCGGTGGAAGATGCTGAAATAAAAACCAACGTCCTGAAGCAGAACTCTGCCCTGCTGGAG GAGAAGCTGCGCTACCTCCAGCAGCAACTGCAGGATGAGACACCACGGAGGCAGGAGGCCGAGCTGCAGGAGCTGGAGCAGAAGCTGGAGGCTGGACTCTCTCGGCATGGCCTGGGCCCCACCGCCCAGTCCCCCGGCTGCTCTGGCACTCCAGGGAGTCCCGACGAACCCCCACGACCCCGCAGCATGGCCCCAGGTGGCTGGGGAATGGGGCCGCGAGCAGGGGAAGGCCCCATCATAAGCGAGCAGGAGATGCAGAAGGTCTCTGCCGGCCTTGAGGATCTGAG gagggaaGTGTCCTCGCTGACTGCCCGCTGGCATCAGGAGGAGGGGGCAGTGCAGGAGGCCCTGCGGCTGCTTGGGGGCCTGGGCGGCAGGCTCGACGGCTTCCTGGGCCAATGGGAGCGCGCGCAGCGCGAGCAGGCGCAGACGGCACGGGGCCTGCAGGAGCTGCGGGGACGCGCGGACGAGCTGTGCACCAT GGTGGAGCGATCAGCAGTGTCTGTGGCTTCACTGAGGAGCGACCTGGAGGGCCTGGGCCCAGTGAAACCTATTCTGGAGGAGCTAGGGCGGCAACTTCAGAGCTCTCGAAGAGGGTCTGACCTCTCCATGAACCTGGACCGGCCGTCCCAAGGCTCCTGTGTCCGCTGTGCCAG GGCTGTCTGGTACCCTTTGGGAGTAGGAATCCCCAGGCATCGTAGGAACTACCCACACTGTGAAAATCAAAGGATACCTGATGCACT CCAGGGGCAACAGCTGTCCACAGAGTCCCTGCAGCAGCTGCTGGAGCGAGCACTGACCCCACTAGTGGATGAAGTGAAGCAGAAGGCCCTGGCTCCCGCCTGCCCCAGCTGCCAGAGGCTACACAAGAAGATTCTG cccagtcCAGCAAGCCCAGCCGCGCCTACACTCCTCTCCCCAGGAGCTGGAGCGCCAGGCCTTGGCCAAACACGTCAGGGCAGAGGCCCTGAGCTCCACCCTTCGGCTGGCCCAAGACGAAGCTTTGCGGGCCAAGAACCTGCTGCTGACGGACAAGATGAAGCCGGA GGAGAAGGTGGCCGCTCTGGACTATCTACACTTGAAGATGTGTTCCCTCCACGATCAACTCAGCAACCTGCCACTTGA
- the TSKS gene encoding testis-specific serine kinase substrate isoform X3, with product MASVVVKTIWQSKEIHEAGDPPAGVESRAQLVPEAPGGVTTPAKGITKKKKAVSFHGWVCRTLSGTVLAPSTASNRARVPPVEPRMSHEPMHWCLNLKRSSACTNVSLLNLAAVEPTDSSGTDSITEDSGSLALPVPPASPTPPWASDDPDITEILSGVNSGLVRAKDSITSLKEKTTRVNQHVQTLQSECSVLSENLERRRQEAEELEGYCSQLKENCRKVTRSVEDAEIKTNVLKQNSALLEEKLRYLQQQLQDETPRRQEAELQELEQKLEAGLSRHGLGPTAQSPGCSGTPGSPDEPPRPRSMAPGGWGMGPRAGEGPIISEQEMQKVSAGLEDLRREVSSLTARWHQEEGAVQEALRLLGGLGGRLDGFLGQWERAQREQAQTARGLQELRGRADELCTMVERSAVSVASLRSDLEGLGPVKPILEELGRQLQSSRRGSDLSMNLDRPSQGSCVRCARAVWYPLGVGIPRHRRNYPHCENQRIPDALQGQQLSTESLQQLLERALTPLVDEVKQKALAPACPSCQRLHKKILELERQALAKHVRAEALSSTLRLAQDEALRAKNLLLTDKMKPEEKVAALDYLHLKMCSLHDQLSNLPLEGSTGTMGGGSGGGTPPKRGGPTPEQ from the exons ATGGCGAGCGTGGTGGTGAAGACAATCTGGCAGTCCAAAGAGATCCATGAGGCTGGGGACCCCCCTGCGGGGGTCGAGAGCCGCGCCCAACTGGTCCCTGAGGCTCCTGGGGGGGTGACCACCCCGGCCAAGGGGATCACGAAGAAAAAGAAGGCCGTGTCGTTCCACGGGTGGGTTTGTCGCACCCTGTCGGGGACGGTCCTAGCGCCCAGCACTGCCTCCAACAGAGCACGAGTCCCACC GGTGGAGCCTCGGATGTCCCATGAGCCAATGCACTGGTGCCTGAACCTCAAACGGTCCTCGGCCTGCACCAATGTGTCACTGCTCAACCTGGCTGCTGTGGAGCCCACTGACTCCTCAGGGACAGACTCAATCACAGAAGACAGTGGCTCACTTGCACTGCCGGtgccccctgcctctcccaccccaccctgggctTCAGATGACCCAGACATCACGGAAATACTG AGTGGGGTCAACAGTGGATTGGTCCGCGCCAAAGACTCCATCACCAGCTTGAAGGAAAAGACCACCAGGGTTAACCAGCACGTGCAGACGCTGCAG AGTGAgtgttctgtgctcagtgagaaTCTAGAAAGAAGGCGGCAAGAAGCAGAGGAACTGGAAGGGTACTGTAGTCAACTCAAG GAGAACTGCCGGAAGGTGACCCGGTCGGTGGAAGATGCTGAAATAAAAACCAACGTCCTGAAGCAGAACTCTGCCCTGCTGGAG GAGAAGCTGCGCTACCTCCAGCAGCAACTGCAGGATGAGACACCACGGAGGCAGGAGGCCGAGCTGCAGGAGCTGGAGCAGAAGCTGGAGGCTGGACTCTCTCGGCATGGCCTGGGCCCCACCGCCCAGTCCCCCGGCTGCTCTGGCACTCCAGGGAGTCCCGACGAACCCCCACGACCCCGCAGCATGGCCCCAGGTGGCTGGGGAATGGGGCCGCGAGCAGGGGAAGGCCCCATCATAAGCGAGCAGGAGATGCAGAAGGTCTCTGCCGGCCTTGAGGATCTGAG gagggaaGTGTCCTCGCTGACTGCCCGCTGGCATCAGGAGGAGGGGGCAGTGCAGGAGGCCCTGCGGCTGCTTGGGGGCCTGGGCGGCAGGCTCGACGGCTTCCTGGGCCAATGGGAGCGCGCGCAGCGCGAGCAGGCGCAGACGGCACGGGGCCTGCAGGAGCTGCGGGGACGCGCGGACGAGCTGTGCACCAT GGTGGAGCGATCAGCAGTGTCTGTGGCTTCACTGAGGAGCGACCTGGAGGGCCTGGGCCCAGTGAAACCTATTCTGGAGGAGCTAGGGCGGCAACTTCAGAGCTCTCGAAGAGGGTCTGACCTCTCCATGAACCTGGACCGGCCGTCCCAAGGCTCCTGTGTCCGCTGTGCCAG GGCTGTCTGGTACCCTTTGGGAGTAGGAATCCCCAGGCATCGTAGGAACTACCCACACTGTGAAAATCAAAGGATACCTGATGCACT CCAGGGGCAACAGCTGTCCACAGAGTCCCTGCAGCAGCTGCTGGAGCGAGCACTGACCCCACTAGTGGATGAAGTGAAGCAGAAGGCCCTGGCTCCCGCCTGCCCCAGCTGCCAGAGGCTACACAAGAAGATTCTG GAGCTGGAGCGCCAGGCCTTGGCCAAACACGTCAGGGCAGAGGCCCTGAGCTCCACCCTTCGGCTGGCCCAAGACGAAGCTTTGCGGGCCAAGAACCTGCTGCTGACGGACAAGATGAAGCCGGA GGAGAAGGTGGCCGCTCTGGACTATCTACACTTGAAGATGTGTTCCCTCCACGATCAACTCAGCAACCTGCCACTTGAGGGGTCTACAGGGACAATGGGGGGAGGAAGTGGAGGGGGAACTCCCCCAAAACGTGGGGGCCCAACCCCTGAACAATAA
- the TSKS gene encoding testis-specific serine kinase substrate isoform X10 translates to MASVVVKTIWQSKEIHEAGDPPAGVESRAQLVPEAPGGVTTPAKGITKKKKAVSFHGWVCRTLSGTVLAPSTASNRARVPPVEPRMSHEPMHWCLNLKRSSACTNVSLLNLAAVEPTDSSGTDSITEDSGSLALPVPPASPTPPWASDDPDITEILSGVNSGLVRAKDSITSLKEKTTRVNQHVQTLQSECSVLSENLERRRQEAEELEGYCSQLKENCRKVTRSVEDAEIKTNVLKQNSALLEEKLRYLQQQLQDETPRRQEAELQELEQKLEAGLSRHGLGPTAQSPGCSGTPGSPDEPPRPRSMAPGGWGMGPRAGEGPIISEQEMQKVSAGLEDLRREVSSLTARWHQEEGAVQEALRLLGGLGGRLDGFLGQWERAQREQAQTARGLQELRGRADELCTMVERSAVSVASLRSDLEGLGPVKPILEELGRQLQSSRRGSDLSMNLDRPSQGSCVRCARAVWYPLGVGIPRHRRNYPHCENQRIPDALQGQQLSTESLQQLLERALTPLVDEVKQKALAPACPSCQRLHKKILGEGGRSGLSTLEDVFPPRSTQQPAT, encoded by the exons ATGGCGAGCGTGGTGGTGAAGACAATCTGGCAGTCCAAAGAGATCCATGAGGCTGGGGACCCCCCTGCGGGGGTCGAGAGCCGCGCCCAACTGGTCCCTGAGGCTCCTGGGGGGGTGACCACCCCGGCCAAGGGGATCACGAAGAAAAAGAAGGCCGTGTCGTTCCACGGGTGGGTTTGTCGCACCCTGTCGGGGACGGTCCTAGCGCCCAGCACTGCCTCCAACAGAGCACGAGTCCCACC GGTGGAGCCTCGGATGTCCCATGAGCCAATGCACTGGTGCCTGAACCTCAAACGGTCCTCGGCCTGCACCAATGTGTCACTGCTCAACCTGGCTGCTGTGGAGCCCACTGACTCCTCAGGGACAGACTCAATCACAGAAGACAGTGGCTCACTTGCACTGCCGGtgccccctgcctctcccaccccaccctgggctTCAGATGACCCAGACATCACGGAAATACTG AGTGGGGTCAACAGTGGATTGGTCCGCGCCAAAGACTCCATCACCAGCTTGAAGGAAAAGACCACCAGGGTTAACCAGCACGTGCAGACGCTGCAG AGTGAgtgttctgtgctcagtgagaaTCTAGAAAGAAGGCGGCAAGAAGCAGAGGAACTGGAAGGGTACTGTAGTCAACTCAAG GAGAACTGCCGGAAGGTGACCCGGTCGGTGGAAGATGCTGAAATAAAAACCAACGTCCTGAAGCAGAACTCTGCCCTGCTGGAG GAGAAGCTGCGCTACCTCCAGCAGCAACTGCAGGATGAGACACCACGGAGGCAGGAGGCCGAGCTGCAGGAGCTGGAGCAGAAGCTGGAGGCTGGACTCTCTCGGCATGGCCTGGGCCCCACCGCCCAGTCCCCCGGCTGCTCTGGCACTCCAGGGAGTCCCGACGAACCCCCACGACCCCGCAGCATGGCCCCAGGTGGCTGGGGAATGGGGCCGCGAGCAGGGGAAGGCCCCATCATAAGCGAGCAGGAGATGCAGAAGGTCTCTGCCGGCCTTGAGGATCTGAG gagggaaGTGTCCTCGCTGACTGCCCGCTGGCATCAGGAGGAGGGGGCAGTGCAGGAGGCCCTGCGGCTGCTTGGGGGCCTGGGCGGCAGGCTCGACGGCTTCCTGGGCCAATGGGAGCGCGCGCAGCGCGAGCAGGCGCAGACGGCACGGGGCCTGCAGGAGCTGCGGGGACGCGCGGACGAGCTGTGCACCAT GGTGGAGCGATCAGCAGTGTCTGTGGCTTCACTGAGGAGCGACCTGGAGGGCCTGGGCCCAGTGAAACCTATTCTGGAGGAGCTAGGGCGGCAACTTCAGAGCTCTCGAAGAGGGTCTGACCTCTCCATGAACCTGGACCGGCCGTCCCAAGGCTCCTGTGTCCGCTGTGCCAG GGCTGTCTGGTACCCTTTGGGAGTAGGAATCCCCAGGCATCGTAGGAACTACCCACACTGTGAAAATCAAAGGATACCTGATGCACT CCAGGGGCAACAGCTGTCCACAGAGTCCCTGCAGCAGCTGCTGGAGCGAGCACTGACCCCACTAGTGGATGAAGTGAAGCAGAAGGCCCTGGCTCCCGCCTGCCCCAGCTGCCAGAGGCTACACAAGAAGATTCTG GGAGAAGGTGGCCGCTCTGGACTATCTACACTTGAAGATGTGTTCCCTCCACGATCAACTCAGCAACCTGCCACTTGA